From Burkholderia sp. WP9, a single genomic window includes:
- a CDS encoding GNAT family N-acetyltransferase, with the protein MTKRNGHEDFVVRSMSADDLALAVEWAAQEGWNPGLHDAACFRAADPDGFFIGEWRGEPVACLSAVAYGETFGFIGLYIVKEAFRGRGFGMCVWQHGMAYLRNRNVGLDGVVAQQANYKKSGFQLAYRNIRFQGIAQGVVQGDAHAGLLNASALPFEVLNHYDRQCFPAARERFLAAWLAQPDAIARVAVRDGQLVGYGVLRRCRSGSKIGPLFADNVEIASELFSGLMSSIPGETFFFDVPEINADAVALAERHGMTSVFETARMYTQEPPTLPIERIFGVTSFELG; encoded by the coding sequence ATGACGAAGCGCAACGGGCACGAGGATTTCGTCGTGCGCAGTATGTCGGCCGACGACCTCGCTTTGGCGGTGGAATGGGCCGCGCAGGAAGGCTGGAACCCCGGTCTGCACGACGCTGCCTGTTTTCGCGCGGCCGACCCGGACGGGTTCTTCATCGGCGAATGGCGCGGCGAGCCAGTGGCGTGTCTATCCGCTGTCGCGTACGGAGAGACCTTTGGCTTCATCGGGCTTTATATCGTGAAGGAGGCGTTTCGCGGTCGAGGTTTCGGTATGTGTGTCTGGCAACACGGCATGGCGTATCTGCGAAACCGTAACGTCGGTCTGGATGGCGTGGTCGCTCAGCAAGCGAATTACAAAAAGTCCGGATTTCAGCTTGCGTATCGCAACATCCGCTTTCAGGGCATTGCGCAAGGCGTCGTTCAGGGCGACGCACATGCCGGATTGCTGAACGCCTCGGCGCTGCCTTTCGAAGTGTTGAACCACTACGATCGGCAATGCTTCCCCGCTGCGCGTGAGCGTTTTCTCGCCGCATGGCTTGCGCAACCTGATGCGATTGCACGAGTCGCGGTGCGCGACGGGCAGCTTGTCGGTTACGGCGTATTGCGGCGTTGCAGGAGCGGCAGCAAGATCGGCCCATTGTTCGCGGACAACGTGGAGATTGCCAGCGAGCTGTTCTCCGGGTTGATGTCGAGCATTCCGGGCGAAACGTTTTTCTTCGACGTGCCGGAGATCAACGCAGATGCGGTCGCATTGGCCGAACGGCACGGCATGACGAGCGTATTCGAAACCGCGCGGATGTACACGCAGGAACCGCCCACGCTTCCCATTGAACGCATATTCGGCGTGACTTCGTTCGAACTCGGCTGA
- a CDS encoding panthothenate synthetase — translation MRMLLNIRIPHEPFNTMVREGSVGNVIRQILEEAKPETVYFTEQNGARGAVMVVDIDAASSIPALAEPWFLKFNADCELRIAMLPEDLMKAGLENLGSKWK, via the coding sequence ATGCGCATGCTTCTCAACATACGAATCCCGCACGAGCCGTTCAACACCATGGTGCGCGAAGGCAGCGTCGGGAACGTGATCCGACAAATACTGGAAGAGGCAAAACCGGAGACCGTCTACTTTACCGAGCAGAACGGGGCACGCGGGGCGGTGATGGTGGTGGATATCGACGCCGCATCATCGATTCCCGCACTCGCGGAGCCATGGTTTCTGAAATTCAACGCCGACTGTGAATTGCGTATTGCGATGTTGCCGGAAGACCTGATGAAAGCCGGACTGGAGAATCTCGGCTCGAAGTGGAAATAG
- a CDS encoding methylated-DNA--[protein]-cysteine S-methyltransferase: MTYAYKLMDSPVGQLKLVANGERLAAILWENDKPNRVRLGEWIEANDRPVLIDTERQLNEYFAGTRREFDLPLTFQGTDFQKQVWAALLTIPFGQTRSYAEIAMQIGNVNAVRAVGAANGRNPISIVTPCHRVIGASGELTGFAGGLANKMFLLSLEAGQTSLEAEADRQTDMFALEEKPAVEARAKSEAQTKPARHAPSRGTQSSLFGN; the protein is encoded by the coding sequence GTGACCTACGCCTACAAGTTGATGGACTCTCCCGTCGGCCAGTTGAAACTCGTTGCGAACGGCGAGCGCCTCGCCGCCATTCTGTGGGAGAACGACAAGCCGAACCGGGTGCGTCTTGGGGAATGGATCGAAGCGAATGATCGTCCAGTTCTGATCGATACCGAACGGCAATTGAACGAGTATTTCGCCGGCACGCGGCGCGAATTCGACCTGCCGCTTACGTTCCAGGGAACGGACTTCCAGAAACAGGTCTGGGCCGCGCTGTTGACCATCCCGTTCGGCCAGACGCGCAGCTACGCGGAAATTGCCATGCAGATCGGCAACGTCAACGCGGTGCGGGCGGTCGGTGCGGCGAACGGCAGAAATCCGATCTCCATCGTGACGCCGTGCCACCGGGTGATCGGCGCGTCCGGTGAATTGACCGGCTTCGCGGGGGGCCTGGCGAACAAGATGTTTCTGCTGTCGCTCGAAGCCGGCCAGACTTCGCTGGAAGCGGAAGCCGACAGGCAAACCGATATGTTCGCGCTCGAAGAAAAGCCCGCAGTCGAGGCTCGGGCTAAATCCGAAGCCCAGACGAAACCCGCACGCCATGCGCCGAGCCGCGGCACGCAAAGTTCACTGTTCGGAAACTGA
- a CDS encoding leucine-rich repeat-containing protein kinase family protein yields MTTTLEQLRTGQLAGTRRLKLACGLTEFPWEIFDLADTLEVLDLSGNALTSLPDDLPRLGKLRILFASDNPFTELPEVLGQCSLLSMVGFKANRIRRVSGNALPPQLRWLILTDNEIEALPAEIGGCTQLQKLMLAGNRLRTLPEALADCSRLELLRLAANQLGELPAWLLGLPRLSWLAYAGNPFSEALEAAALIDTPIAAIPWHELKLEAPLGEGASGVIYRAALAGRRDASRAVAVKLFKGAVTSDGLPDCEMAACIRAGDHANLIPVAGKVKDHPAGTHGLVMELIDPQFSNLAGPPSLESCTRDVYGADTRFDAASALGIAYGMASAARHLHEQGIMHGDLYAHNILYGGHGRALLGDFGAASFYAPGDRNTGLALQRLEVRAYGCLLEELIERCDWLDSHSDTAAALVELKDNCLSEAIESRPLFDDIAARLLALKGD; encoded by the coding sequence GTGACGACAACACTTGAACAACTCCGGACCGGACAACTCGCGGGTACTCGCCGGCTCAAACTGGCATGCGGGTTGACCGAATTTCCCTGGGAGATTTTCGATCTGGCCGACACGCTGGAAGTTCTCGACCTGTCGGGCAACGCGCTCACGTCGCTTCCCGACGATTTGCCACGACTGGGCAAGCTGCGCATTCTCTTTGCCTCCGACAACCCGTTCACCGAGTTGCCGGAAGTGCTGGGCCAGTGTTCGCTATTGAGCATGGTCGGCTTCAAGGCAAACCGCATCCGGCGCGTTTCCGGCAACGCGCTCCCACCGCAACTGCGTTGGCTGATCCTCACCGACAACGAGATCGAAGCGCTGCCGGCCGAAATCGGCGGCTGTACGCAATTGCAAAAGCTGATGCTGGCAGGCAACCGCCTGCGTACGCTTCCCGAGGCATTGGCCGACTGCTCGCGGCTCGAATTGCTGCGTCTCGCGGCGAATCAGCTCGGCGAACTGCCCGCGTGGTTGCTGGGTCTGCCGCGACTTTCGTGGCTGGCGTACGCCGGCAATCCGTTCAGCGAAGCGCTCGAGGCGGCGGCGCTGATCGACACGCCGATCGCCGCAATTCCATGGCACGAGTTGAAACTCGAAGCGCCGTTGGGCGAGGGCGCCTCCGGCGTCATCTATCGCGCCGCGCTTGCGGGCCGTCGCGATGCGTCCCGCGCTGTCGCCGTGAAGCTGTTCAAGGGAGCAGTCACGAGCGACGGCTTGCCGGACTGCGAGATGGCGGCCTGCATTCGTGCGGGCGATCACGCAAATCTGATCCCGGTAGCGGGAAAGGTGAAGGACCATCCGGCAGGCACGCATGGCCTCGTGATGGAACTGATCGATCCGCAGTTCAGCAACCTCGCCGGTCCTCCGAGCCTCGAATCCTGCACGCGCGATGTGTACGGCGCTGACACGCGTTTCGATGCGGCGTCGGCATTGGGCATTGCATACGGTATGGCGTCGGCGGCGCGTCATCTGCATGAGCAAGGCATCATGCATGGCGATCTGTACGCCCACAATATTCTGTATGGCGGACACGGGCGCGCGTTGCTGGGAGATTTCGGCGCGGCGTCTTTCTATGCGCCCGGCGACCGGAACACCGGCCTTGCGCTTCAGCGTCTCGAAGTCAGGGCATATGGCTGTCTGCTCGAAGAGTTGATCGAACGATGCGACTGGCTGGATTCGCACTCGGACACCGCAGCGGCGTTGGTGGAGTTGAAGGACAATTGCTTGAGCGAGGCGATCGAAAGCCGGCCGTTGTTCGACGACATCGCCGCCCGTTTGCTGGCGCTGAAGGGCGATTGA
- a CDS encoding substrate-binding domain-containing protein, which produces MMQNTPRGKPYRETRRRVLLAAALAATGITGTVGTVGAVAAQGGKLKIALVLKSQTDPFTVAMASAAQDYQRHFASQFGLTVRATATESDTAGQIRMVEEMIKAKMNAIVIAPTDSKALTAVVARAIKAGIIMIAIDNPLDDASQDAAGISVPFVGPNNRKGAQQVGNYLAGRLNAGDQVGIIEGSPADRNAQQRTEGCRDAMNAAGIGIVAVQSGEWEYGKGRDVASKMLNEHPQIRGLLCGNDNMAMGAVDAVRDAGRTGGVYITGYNDIDAIKPLLADGRVLATINQFAARQAIYGVDVALKAVTEQKKQSELSRVIETPLQLVTAANR; this is translated from the coding sequence ATGATGCAGAACACGCCTCGAGGAAAGCCCTATCGGGAGACGCGCCGTCGCGTGTTGCTTGCCGCCGCGTTGGCCGCCACCGGCATCACCGGCACGGTGGGAACCGTGGGCGCCGTGGCTGCACAGGGCGGCAAGCTCAAGATCGCGCTCGTGCTGAAGTCGCAGACCGATCCATTCACGGTGGCGATGGCGAGCGCCGCGCAGGACTACCAGCGGCATTTCGCGTCGCAATTCGGTTTGACGGTGCGCGCCACGGCCACCGAAAGCGATACTGCCGGGCAGATCCGCATGGTCGAGGAGATGATCAAGGCAAAGATGAACGCGATCGTCATCGCGCCGACGGATTCGAAAGCGCTGACCGCGGTTGTCGCTCGCGCGATCAAGGCGGGCATCATCATGATCGCGATCGACAACCCGCTTGATGACGCGTCGCAGGACGCGGCCGGAATTTCCGTGCCGTTCGTCGGGCCGAACAATCGCAAGGGCGCGCAGCAGGTCGGCAATTATCTGGCGGGGCGGCTCAATGCGGGCGATCAGGTGGGCATCATTGAAGGCAGTCCCGCCGATCGCAATGCGCAGCAACGCACGGAAGGTTGCCGAGACGCGATGAATGCGGCGGGCATCGGCATCGTCGCCGTTCAGTCCGGCGAATGGGAGTACGGGAAAGGCCGCGACGTCGCCTCGAAGATGCTCAACGAGCATCCGCAGATTCGCGGCTTGCTGTGCGGCAACGACAATATGGCAATGGGCGCGGTCGACGCGGTTCGCGACGCCGGCAGAACGGGCGGCGTCTACATCACCGGCTACAACGATATCGACGCGATCAAGCCGCTGCTCGCCGATGGCCGCGTGCTTGCCACGATCAATCAGTTCGCCGCTCGCCAGGCGATCTACGGCGTCGACGTGGCGTTGAAGGCGGTGACCGAGCAGAAAAAGCAGAGCGAATTGTCGAGGGTGATCGAAACGCCGCTGCAACTGGTCACGGCCGCCAATCGCTGA
- a CDS encoding PRC-barrel domain-containing protein, protein MKAKTLICATALAAICASQGAYAQIAGLQPLGGTVEQTNALLKGWSVRRALIDEPVYNDLNDKIGSIYDVIISPDRKATYAVVSVGGFLGMGKHFVAIPVDHFQIRDGNLFLAGATKDALKSVPEFEYNKLEKATKPRKVKVE, encoded by the coding sequence ATGAAAGCAAAGACACTCATCTGCGCGACCGCTCTCGCCGCAATCTGTGCGTCGCAAGGCGCCTACGCGCAAATTGCCGGACTGCAGCCGCTCGGCGGCACGGTCGAGCAAACCAATGCGCTGCTAAAAGGCTGGAGCGTGCGGCGCGCCCTGATCGACGAGCCTGTCTACAACGATCTGAACGACAAGATCGGCAGCATCTATGACGTGATCATTTCGCCGGACCGCAAGGCAACGTATGCCGTCGTGTCGGTGGGTGGCTTCCTCGGCATGGGCAAGCACTTCGTGGCGATTCCGGTCGATCACTTCCAGATCCGCGACGGCAATCTGTTCCTCGCCGGCGCGACCAAGGATGCGCTGAAGTCGGTGCCCGAGTTCGAGTACAACAAGCTCGAAAAAGCGACCAAGCCGCGCAAGGTCAAGGTGGAATAA
- a CDS encoding MFS transporter, which produces MKPTWALLALAVGAFGIGTTEFAPMGLLPVIANGVGVSIPAAGLLISAYALGVMLGAPLMTLAFGRLRAKKALIALMSIFVIGNLLSAMAPGYWTLLAARLVTSLNHGAFFGIGSVVAANLVPREKRASAVATMFMGLTIANIGGVPAATWIGQQIGWRMAFAGTAGLGVLAIAALAVALPRGDAGKMPDVRRELRVLARPEVLMALATTVMGAGAMFTLYTYVAPVLDNLTGASAGFVTIALVLIGIGFTIGNGLGGRLADWSLDGSTKLFLGALAVIMVALPFVLTSHVGALIGMLVWGAATFAIVPPVQIRVMHAAAEAPGLASSVNVGAFNLGNALGAAAGGAVISAGLGYSAVPIAGAVLAAAGLLLVFAGRARRQAIESC; this is translated from the coding sequence ATGAAACCAACCTGGGCACTGTTGGCCCTGGCTGTCGGCGCGTTCGGCATAGGCACGACCGAATTCGCGCCAATGGGCTTGTTGCCCGTGATCGCGAACGGCGTGGGCGTCTCCATTCCCGCCGCCGGCCTGCTGATCAGCGCCTACGCACTCGGCGTCATGCTCGGCGCGCCGTTGATGACGCTCGCCTTCGGCAGACTGCGCGCAAAGAAAGCGCTGATCGCGCTCATGTCGATCTTCGTGATCGGCAATCTGCTGTCGGCCATGGCGCCCGGCTACTGGACGCTGCTCGCCGCACGCCTTGTTACAAGCCTGAACCACGGCGCGTTTTTCGGCATCGGCTCCGTGGTCGCGGCGAATCTCGTGCCGCGCGAGAAGCGCGCGAGCGCGGTCGCCACCATGTTCATGGGACTCACGATCGCCAATATTGGCGGCGTGCCGGCCGCGACCTGGATCGGTCAGCAGATCGGCTGGCGCATGGCGTTCGCCGGCACCGCGGGGCTCGGCGTGCTGGCGATTGCCGCACTGGCCGTTGCGCTGCCGCGAGGCGATGCGGGCAAGATGCCGGACGTCCGCCGCGAGTTGCGGGTGCTGGCGCGGCCTGAAGTGCTGATGGCGCTGGCCACCACCGTGATGGGCGCCGGCGCGATGTTCACGCTTTACACCTATGTGGCGCCGGTGCTCGACAATTTGACGGGCGCCTCCGCGGGCTTCGTCACGATCGCGCTGGTGCTGATCGGCATCGGCTTCACGATCGGCAACGGCCTGGGCGGACGGCTCGCCGACTGGTCGCTCGACGGCAGCACGAAGCTGTTTCTCGGCGCGCTGGCGGTCATCATGGTGGCGTTGCCGTTCGTTCTCACCAGCCACGTGGGCGCGTTGATCGGCATGCTCGTGTGGGGCGCGGCCACGTTTGCGATCGTGCCGCCGGTGCAGATTCGCGTGATGCACGCGGCGGCCGAGGCGCCGGGGCTCGCGTCGTCAGTGAACGTGGGGGCGTTCAATCTCGGCAACGCGCTGGGCGCCGCCGCCGGCGGCGCGGTGATTTCAGCGGGGCTGGGTTATTCGGCGGTGCCGATTGCCGGCGCGGTGCTGGCAGCGGCCGGGCTGCTGCTGGTTTTCGCCGGCCGTGCCAGGCGCCAGGCGATCGAGAGCTGCTGA
- a CDS encoding glycosyltransferase family 9 protein, whose product MGWKSLLIESPVWLMGRFHRPRFDPHRDTPREILVLRPNDFGELLTTTPLFEALRTRFPTTRLIAGVGSWGRPILENNPFVDEIVEIDAPWNNKLVEDRSHRNVLRFLWKSPQVAALRARGGFDVGIDVLGSYMGALLLMRAGVRYRIGVRGYRGGWSGCQAHIEFAARQCGRAALAQGELLGATALPEARPQLFLTDDERASAARIWNTASVPGRRTVRLIVGVGAGVPTKAWDARQVGAALAQITQTLEQAGDACDIVIVGSKADQARAAEAIAAAGPRVPVRSVAGEVPMRIMFALTEQAGVVLTNSTMLMHVAAAFRRPTVAVIGGSVTKPERHDAIWGYPPPYRSVSPEQYVAGEHARNWPSVERVVQAVLEAVGTQRAQVSAAA is encoded by the coding sequence ATGGGTTGGAAAAGCCTGCTGATTGAATCGCCGGTCTGGTTGATGGGCCGGTTTCACCGTCCACGGTTCGACCCGCATCGCGACACGCCGCGCGAGATTCTCGTGCTGCGTCCGAACGATTTCGGCGAGCTGCTCACCACCACGCCGCTCTTCGAAGCGCTGCGCACGCGCTTTCCGACCACACGCCTGATCGCGGGCGTGGGCAGTTGGGGGCGTCCGATTCTCGAGAACAACCCTTTCGTCGACGAGATCGTGGAGATCGACGCGCCCTGGAATAACAAGCTGGTCGAGGACCGCTCGCACCGCAACGTGTTGCGTTTTCTGTGGAAGTCGCCGCAAGTCGCCGCGCTGCGCGCGCGCGGCGGCTTCGATGTCGGTATCGATGTGCTGGGCAGCTACATGGGCGCGCTGCTGCTGATGCGCGCCGGTGTGCGTTATCGCATCGGCGTGCGCGGTTATCGCGGCGGCTGGAGCGGGTGTCAGGCGCATATCGAATTCGCTGCCCGGCAATGCGGACGCGCGGCACTCGCGCAGGGCGAGCTGCTGGGCGCAACGGCGCTGCCGGAAGCACGCCCCCAACTGTTTCTGACCGACGACGAGCGCGCAAGCGCCGCGCGGATCTGGAATACGGCTAGCGTGCCGGGCCGTCGCACCGTGCGATTGATCGTCGGTGTCGGGGCGGGTGTTCCGACCAAGGCGTGGGACGCTCGCCAGGTCGGCGCCGCACTCGCGCAGATCACGCAGACGCTCGAACAAGCGGGCGATGCGTGCGATATCGTGATCGTCGGCAGCAAAGCCGATCAAGCGCGTGCCGCCGAGGCGATCGCCGCAGCGGGGCCGCGCGTGCCGGTCCGCTCGGTAGCCGGCGAGGTGCCGATGCGCATCATGTTCGCCCTCACGGAACAGGCCGGCGTCGTGCTGACGAACTCCACGATGCTGATGCACGTCGCGGCCGCGTTTCGCCGTCCGACTGTCGCCGTGATCGGCGGCAGCGTGACCAAACCCGAACGGCACGATGCCATCTGGGGCTACCCGCCGCCGTACCGCAGCGTGTCACCCGAGCAGTATGTCGCGGGCGAGCACGCGCGGAACTGGCCGAGCGTCGAGCGGGTCGTGCAAGCGGTTCTGGAGGCGGTCGGCACGCAGCGGGCGCAAGTCAGCGCGGCGGCCTGA
- a CDS encoding MarR family transcriptional regulator, which translates to MKSTDPSAAANVKLSDFLCFAVYSANLAFGKAYKPILEELGLTYTQYITIIALWEEDNQTVSSLGEKLFLESNTLTPILKKLEAAGYVERQRDPNDERQVLVGLTKSGRRLREKGLSMDLVEATGLAPDEFAKVQKAIVTLRNNLVKAVHDGE; encoded by the coding sequence ATGAAATCGACCGACCCGTCAGCCGCCGCGAATGTGAAGCTGTCCGACTTCCTGTGCTTTGCGGTTTATTCCGCGAATCTGGCGTTCGGCAAGGCATACAAGCCCATTCTCGAAGAGCTCGGTCTGACCTATACGCAATACATCACGATCATTGCGCTGTGGGAGGAAGACAACCAGACCGTCAGCAGTCTGGGCGAGAAGCTCTTTCTCGAATCCAACACGCTCACGCCGATCCTGAAGAAGCTGGAAGCAGCGGGTTATGTGGAAAGGCAGCGCGACCCCAACGACGAACGCCAGGTGCTGGTCGGCCTGACGAAAAGCGGCCGGCGGCTGCGTGAGAAAGGCCTGAGCATGGACCTCGTCGAAGCGACCGGTCTCGCGCCGGACGAGTTCGCGAAAGTGCAGAAGGCGATCGTGACGCTGCGCAACAATCTCGTCAAAGCGGTTCACGACGGGGAATGA
- the msrA gene encoding peptide-methionine (S)-S-oxide reductase MsrA, whose translation MTTQTETAILAGGCFWGMQDLLRRYPGVLSTRVGYTGGDVPNATYRNHGTHAEALEVVFDPAQISYRQILEFFFQIHDPTTRNRQGNDVGMSYRSAIFYLDDEQKRVAENTIADVEASDLWPGKVVTEIAPAGPFWEAEPEHQDYLERIPNGYTCHFVRPDWKLPKRG comes from the coding sequence ATGACGACGCAAACCGAAACCGCCATTCTGGCCGGCGGCTGCTTCTGGGGCATGCAAGACCTGCTGCGCCGTTACCCCGGCGTGCTGTCCACGCGTGTGGGCTACACCGGCGGCGACGTGCCCAACGCCACGTATCGCAACCACGGCACGCATGCAGAAGCGCTCGAGGTGGTGTTCGACCCTGCCCAGATCAGCTACCGTCAGATCCTGGAGTTTTTCTTCCAGATTCACGATCCGACGACCAGGAACCGCCAGGGCAACGACGTCGGAATGAGCTACCGCTCGGCCATTTTCTATCTCGACGACGAGCAGAAGCGAGTCGCCGAAAACACCATTGCCGACGTCGAAGCATCCGATCTGTGGCCAGGCAAGGTTGTGACCGAGATCGCTCCCGCAGGCCCGTTCTGGGAAGCCGAACCGGAACATCAGGATTATCTGGAGCGTATTCCCAACGGATACACGTGCCACTTCGTCCGGCCGGACTGGAAGCTGCCCAAGCGCGGCTGA
- a CDS encoding Ohr family peroxiredoxin: MTKIETVLSTGKTHTKVNGRGGRVDLQLSSSEGPADNLAFTAVQAHPTAEKLFAGAWSSCYILAIGLVAQEKKVKLPADLSVEVEVDLGMTGNAYFLQARFNVSVPGVARELAEAIAHEAHEVCPYSKAVRGNIDVVVNVA, from the coding sequence ATGACCAAGATCGAAACTGTCCTCTCCACCGGCAAAACCCATACGAAAGTCAACGGCCGCGGCGGTCGCGTCGACCTGCAACTCTCCTCGTCCGAAGGCCCTGCCGACAACCTCGCGTTCACGGCCGTTCAGGCCCATCCGACCGCGGAAAAACTGTTCGCGGGCGCATGGTCGTCCTGCTACATCCTGGCGATCGGCCTCGTGGCTCAGGAGAAGAAGGTGAAGCTGCCGGCCGATCTGTCGGTCGAGGTCGAGGTCGATCTGGGCATGACCGGTAACGCCTATTTCCTTCAGGCGCGCTTTAACGTCAGCGTGCCGGGCGTGGCGCGCGAGCTCGCCGAGGCCATCGCGCACGAAGCGCACGAAGTCTGCCCGTATTCGAAAGCCGTGCGGGGAAACATCGACGTCGTCGTCAACGTAGCCTGA
- a CDS encoding FUSC family protein, producing the protein MGGGRTDKGRCGACRLLWAWLERIDPGTHRRIKGLRLVTAYGIAAALGTLQDVTHGLPGATVVGSLASSFALWASVSEARVSRAESSRDLVLLCVAAALGAAMFIGFAPLLQTIGNAGPELTLVTGAFLVGYLKRFGILGAGTGSQVYIGQLLAYSAHLTAVDLPAVAVAGLIAMLASVVPRLLSGPAERPATMVLAPADVPDRWKLPAELIMGLQAASGALAVVALNGAMGLEESAWAITACTYVVAGSASGTVERVRRRIVGTLIGVPLGLACLPLVEHAPLLAWAAAAVAMIVYAMALPNRYDIACAAFAFTLIVTLAIGGVHSVSFLGARAWETLLGGALGLLAAKFIFPLRS; encoded by the coding sequence ATGGGGGGCGGACGGACAGACAAGGGTCGGTGCGGCGCCTGCCGGTTGCTATGGGCATGGCTGGAACGGATCGACCCCGGCACGCATCGCCGGATCAAGGGGCTGCGACTCGTCACCGCCTACGGCATCGCCGCCGCGCTCGGAACCTTGCAGGACGTCACGCATGGTCTGCCCGGCGCCACGGTGGTCGGGTCGCTGGCCAGCAGCTTCGCCCTCTGGGCCAGCGTCTCGGAAGCGCGCGTCTCGCGGGCGGAATCCAGCCGCGATCTGGTGCTCCTGTGCGTGGCCGCTGCGCTCGGTGCGGCCATGTTTATCGGATTCGCCCCGCTTCTGCAGACGATCGGCAACGCAGGTCCCGAACTGACGCTCGTGACGGGCGCGTTTCTCGTCGGCTACCTCAAGCGCTTCGGCATTCTGGGTGCGGGAACCGGCTCGCAGGTCTACATTGGCCAGTTGCTGGCCTACAGTGCGCATCTGACGGCCGTCGATCTACCGGCGGTCGCGGTCGCCGGATTGATCGCCATGCTCGCGTCAGTCGTGCCGCGTCTGCTCAGCGGGCCGGCGGAACGTCCGGCCACCATGGTGCTTGCGCCCGCCGACGTGCCGGATCGCTGGAAACTACCGGCTGAACTGATCATGGGCCTGCAGGCGGCAAGCGGCGCGCTGGCCGTCGTTGCGTTGAACGGCGCGATGGGACTCGAGGAGTCGGCCTGGGCCATCACGGCATGCACGTACGTCGTGGCCGGCTCGGCAAGCGGGACCGTGGAGCGGGTGCGTCGACGGATTGTGGGCACCTTGATCGGCGTGCCGCTGGGGCTCGCTTGCCTGCCGCTCGTCGAGCATGCTCCGCTGCTCGCCTGGGCCGCCGCGGCGGTCGCGATGATCGTCTACGCGATGGCATTGCCCAATCGTTACGATATCGCCTGCGCGGCGTTTGCCTTCACGTTGATCGTGACGCTGGCGATCGGCGGCGTGCACTCTGTTTCGTTTCTTGGCGCGCGCGCCTGGGAGACGCTTCTCGGCGGAGCGCTCGGACTGCTCGCTGCGAAGTTTATTTTTCCGCTGCGATCCTGA
- a CDS encoding LysR family transcriptional regulator: MQRQFEDVLLGSIELFCLAAELESFTEAANAASVTPAAVSRTVARLEERLGVRLFVRTTRQIRLTDAGRRYFEQCRQALAQLAEAEREATGQQTAPTGALRISMPTPYGHYRVLPLLAEFRSRYPGVTVETHLSNRNIDFGEEGFDLAIRGSAPGDSGLIARKIEDAELVVVASPAYLRGTAKLKTPDDLVHHDCIQFALPSTGRNIPWLFKHEDAVVETMTRGAYTSSGDVLAGATLARHGAGLFQTYRFIVEKDIAEGTLKELLTPYGGCSRPFVLLYPHARHLSSRVRSFVDFLMERLGS; encoded by the coding sequence ATGCAGCGTCAATTTGAAGACGTCCTTCTGGGCAGTATCGAACTGTTCTGTCTCGCGGCCGAACTCGAGAGTTTCACCGAGGCCGCGAACGCCGCGAGCGTCACGCCGGCCGCCGTCAGTCGCACGGTCGCACGTCTGGAGGAACGCCTCGGCGTGCGCCTGTTTGTGCGGACCACTCGGCAGATCCGGCTGACGGACGCGGGAAGACGGTACTTCGAACAATGCCGGCAGGCGCTCGCCCAGCTTGCCGAAGCCGAACGCGAAGCGACCGGACAACAGACGGCGCCCACCGGCGCGCTGCGAATCAGCATGCCGACGCCATATGGCCACTATCGCGTGCTTCCCTTGCTGGCCGAGTTTCGCAGCCGCTATCCGGGCGTCACGGTCGAAACGCATCTCAGCAACCGCAACATCGACTTTGGTGAAGAAGGCTTCGACCTGGCCATTCGCGGCAGCGCGCCGGGCGACTCCGGTCTGATCGCGCGCAAGATCGAAGACGCGGAACTGGTGGTCGTAGCGTCGCCGGCCTATCTGCGGGGCACCGCCAAACTCAAAACGCCCGACGATCTGGTCCATCACGACTGCATCCAGTTCGCGTTGCCGAGCACCGGCCGCAACATTCCGTGGCTGTTCAAACACGAAGACGCGGTGGTCGAGACGATGACACGCGGCGCTTACACGTCCTCGGGCGATGTGCTTGCCGGGGCCACGCTCGCGCGTCACGGAGCGGGCCTTTTTCAAACCTATCGTTTCATCGTCGAGAAGGATATCGCCGAGGGTACGTTGAAGGAGTTGCTCACTCCTTACGGCGGTTGTTCGCGGCCGTTTGTCCTGCTCTATCCGCATGCGCGACACCTGTCGTCACGCGTGCGCAGTTTCGTCGACTTCCTGATGGAAAGGCTCGGATCGTAG